A genome region from Streptomyces pratensis includes the following:
- a CDS encoding DEAD/DEAH box helicase → MSENDVENIEVVEAAEAVVAQAPEAVDTTAASETPRTGAPAADDTDEAASEEVAEDAEPSVTFASLGLPDGIVRKLAQNGVTAPFPIQAATIPDALAGKDILGRGRTGSGKTLSFGLPTLAALAGGHTEKKKPRAIILTPTRELAMQVADALQPYGDVLGLKMKVVCGGTSMGNQIYALERGVDVLVATPGRLRDIINRGACSLENVQVAVLDEADQMSDLGFLPEVTELLDQIPGGGQRMLFSATMENEIGTLVKRYLSNPVTHEVDSAQGNVSTMSHHVLVVKPKDKAPVTAAIAARKGRTIIFVRTQLGADRIAEQLIESGVKADALHGGMTQGARTRVLEDFKKGYVNALVATDVAARGIHVDGIDLVLNVDPAGDHKDYLHRSGRTARAGKSGVVVSLALPHQRRQIFRLMEDAGVDASRHIVQGAGVFEPEVAEITGARSLTEVQADSANNAAKQAEREAADLTKQLERVQRRAVELREEADRLVARAARERGDDPEAAVAEVAAEAEAALVAAATVPEQPAARDDRRDDRGNYARRDDRGGDRRDDRGGYRGGNDRVGERSGRPSGGSGYRGSNDRPSFRGSNDRPSSGGFRSGGGERRDDRGGRSFERRDNDRPSFNRDRRDERPSGGFRSGGGERRDDRRDDRGGRSFERRDNDRPSFNRDRRDERPSGGFRSGGSDRPFNRDRRDDRPSGGFRSGGSDRPTGRRDDHRGGTGTGTGTGTFGRRDDKPRWKRNG, encoded by the coding sequence ATGTCCGAGAACGACGTCGAGAACATCGAGGTCGTGGAGGCCGCCGAGGCCGTAGTGGCCCAGGCCCCCGAGGCGGTCGACACGACCGCGGCCTCCGAGACCCCCAGGACCGGGGCTCCCGCCGCGGACGACACCGACGAGGCAGCCTCCGAAGAGGTCGCCGAGGACGCCGAGCCGAGCGTCACGTTCGCCTCGCTCGGACTGCCCGACGGCATCGTCCGCAAGCTCGCGCAGAACGGTGTGACGGCCCCCTTCCCGATCCAGGCCGCGACCATCCCGGACGCGCTGGCCGGCAAGGACATCCTGGGCCGTGGCCGTACCGGCTCCGGCAAGACCCTCTCCTTCGGTCTGCCGACCCTGGCCGCGCTGGCCGGCGGTCACACCGAGAAGAAGAAGCCCCGCGCGATCATCCTCACGCCGACCCGTGAGCTCGCGATGCAGGTCGCGGACGCCCTTCAGCCCTACGGCGACGTGCTCGGCCTGAAGATGAAGGTCGTCTGCGGCGGTACGTCGATGGGCAACCAGATCTACGCGCTGGAGCGCGGTGTCGACGTCCTCGTCGCCACCCCGGGCCGGCTGCGCGACATCATCAACCGTGGCGCCTGCTCCCTGGAGAACGTCCAGGTCGCGGTCCTCGACGAGGCCGACCAGATGTCGGACCTGGGCTTCCTGCCCGAGGTCACCGAGCTGCTCGACCAGATCCCCGGTGGCGGCCAGCGCATGCTCTTCTCCGCCACCATGGAGAACGAGATCGGCACGCTCGTCAAGCGCTACCTGAGCAACCCGGTCACCCACGAGGTCGACAGCGCCCAGGGCAACGTCTCGACGATGTCGCACCACGTCCTCGTCGTGAAGCCGAAGGACAAGGCGCCCGTCACGGCCGCGATCGCCGCCCGCAAGGGCCGCACGATCATCTTCGTCCGCACCCAGCTGGGCGCCGACCGCATCGCCGAGCAGCTCATCGAGTCCGGCGTGAAGGCCGACGCGCTGCACGGCGGTATGACGCAGGGTGCCCGTACCCGTGTCCTCGAGGACTTCAAGAAGGGCTACGTCAACGCCCTCGTCGCCACCGACGTCGCCGCCCGCGGCATCCACGTCGACGGCATCGACCTGGTGCTGAACGTGGACCCGGCCGGAGACCACAAGGACTACCTGCACCGCTCGGGCCGTACCGCCCGCGCCGGCAAGTCCGGTGTCGTCGTCTCGCTGGCGCTTCCGCACCAGCGCCGTCAGATCTTCCGCCTCATGGAGGACGCGGGCGTCGACGCCTCGCGCCACATCGTCCAGGGCGCGGGCGTCTTCGAGCCCGAGGTCGCCGAGATCACGGGCGCCCGTTCGCTGACCGAGGTCCAGGCGGACTCCGCGAACAACGCGGCCAAGCAGGCCGAGCGCGAGGCCGCCGACCTCACCAAGCAGCTGGAGCGCGTCCAGCGCCGTGCCGTCGAGCTGCGCGAGGAGGCCGACCGTCTGGTCGCCCGTGCCGCCCGCGAGCGGGGCGACGACCCGGAGGCGGCGGTGGCCGAGGTCGCCGCCGAGGCCGAGGCCGCGCTGGTGGCCGCCGCGACCGTGCCGGAGCAGCCGGCCGCGCGCGACGACCGTCGTGACGACCGGGGCAACTACGCCCGCCGTGACGACCGTGGCGGCGACCGCCGCGACGACCGTGGTGGGTACCGCGGTGGCAACGACCGTGTCGGCGAGCGCAGCGGCCGTCCCTCCGGTGGCTCCGGCTACCGTGGCAGCAACGACCGTCCGTCGTTCCGCGGCAGCAACGACCGCCCGTCGTCCGGTGGCTTCCGCTCCGGTGGTGGCGAGCGTCGTGACGACCGTGGTGGCCGTTCTTTCGAGCGTCGTGACAACGACCGTCCGTCGTTCAACCGTGACCGTCGTGACGAGCGCCCGTCCGGTGGCTTCCGCTCCGGTGGTGGCGAGCGTCGTGACGACCGCCGCGACGACCGTGGTGGCCGTTCCTTCGAGCGTCGTGACAACGACCGCCCGTCGTTCAACCGCGACCGTCGTGACGAGCGCCCCTCCGGCGGTTTCCGCTCCGGTGGCAGCGACCGGCCGTTCAACCGCGACCGTCGTGACGACCGCCCCTCCGGCGGCTTCCGCTCCGGTGGCAGCGACCGTCCGACCGGCCGCCGTGACGACCACCGTGGTGGCACCGGCACGGGTACCGGCACCGGCACCTTCGGCCGCCGCGACGACAAGCCGCGCTGGAAGCGCAACGGCTGA
- a CDS encoding radical SAM protein, giving the protein MISEVTGIRRIRMLYLQLLYRCNFECLHCFHGTRLQHADAFTADEAINLLALMRDQYGTEAVTLLGGEPFVYRDLTQVVQYAKRDLGLRVEICTNGYRIERRLTEIAPDLDLLRVSLEGIGSTNDHIRKFGSYRSALSALEIAQRLGVRSGATMTVTSRNIEEVLPLARVLQGYGVEQLKLHCLRPVGNAASESGRDILAEPTLLFADADKQDPARAAVPSE; this is encoded by the coding sequence GTGATCAGCGAAGTCACCGGGATCCGCAGAATCCGGATGCTGTACCTGCAGCTGCTGTACCGCTGCAACTTCGAATGTCTGCACTGCTTCCACGGCACGCGGCTCCAGCACGCCGACGCCTTCACCGCGGACGAGGCGATCAATCTCCTCGCTCTCATGCGCGACCAGTACGGCACCGAGGCTGTCACCCTGCTGGGCGGCGAACCGTTCGTCTATCGGGACCTCACCCAGGTCGTCCAGTACGCCAAGCGGGATCTTGGGCTGCGGGTCGAGATCTGCACCAACGGCTACCGGATCGAGCGCCGGCTGACCGAGATCGCCCCCGACCTGGACCTGCTCCGGGTATCGCTGGAGGGCATCGGCTCGACCAACGACCACATCCGCAAGTTCGGAAGCTACCGCAGCGCGCTGAGCGCTCTCGAAATCGCCCAGCGACTCGGGGTCCGCTCCGGGGCCACCATGACGGTCACCTCACGCAACATCGAAGAGGTACTGCCGCTCGCTCGCGTACTCCAGGGCTACGGCGTGGAGCAGCTGAAACTGCACTGCCTCCGGCCGGTCGGCAACGCTGCAAGCGAGTCCGGCAGGGACATCCTGGCCGAACCCACTCTCCTCTTCGCCGACGCCGACAAGCAGGATCCGGCCAGGGCAGCTGTCCCGAGCGAGTGA
- a CDS encoding HAD family hydrolase — translation MELIVLWDIDHTLIENAGVSKEIYAAAFTALSGREPMGPARTEGRTDRLIMRDMFHRNGVAEPDWAAVEEALTAAGDARLSELSRRGTALPGVREILKEASVRSAWVSSVLTGNIAANARVKVSAFGLDSLLDLRVGAYGADALQRPDLVAVARERAQRLRGAQGDVPVVLVGDPPRDVEAAIATGSEIIAVASGVHSAEELAAAGAQRVLPDLVDTDRLLGILETFAAS, via the coding sequence ATGGAGCTCATCGTCCTCTGGGACATCGACCACACACTGATCGAGAATGCCGGGGTCAGCAAGGAGATCTACGCCGCTGCCTTCACAGCGCTGTCGGGGAGAGAGCCCATGGGGCCGGCTCGGACGGAAGGTCGTACGGATCGCCTGATCATGCGCGACATGTTCCACCGAAACGGTGTGGCCGAGCCGGACTGGGCTGCTGTCGAGGAGGCCCTCACGGCCGCAGGTGACGCGCGTCTGTCCGAGCTCAGCCGACGCGGAACAGCCTTGCCTGGCGTGCGTGAGATCTTGAAGGAAGCCTCCGTACGCAGTGCCTGGGTGTCCTCGGTACTCACCGGCAATATCGCGGCCAACGCGCGGGTGAAGGTATCGGCCTTCGGCCTTGACTCCCTGCTCGATCTGCGAGTTGGCGCCTATGGTGCTGATGCTCTCCAGCGGCCGGACCTGGTTGCTGTCGCCCGTGAGCGTGCTCAGCGGCTGCGAGGTGCGCAAGGTGACGTGCCCGTCGTGCTCGTGGGCGATCCGCCCAGGGACGTCGAGGCCGCGATCGCTACGGGCTCCGAGATCATCGCAGTCGCCTCCGGCGTCCACAGCGCCGAGGAACTGGCCGCTGCCGGTGCTCAGAGGGTGCTGCCCGATCTCGTGGACACCGATCGCCTCCTCGGGATCCTGGAGACGTTCGCGGCATCCTAA
- a CDS encoding XRE family transcriptional regulator yields MNERLHSVLAQRGIPPESLAEVCEVDPKTVSRWLGGRVPHARHRFRVAGHLRVEELFLWPAPVRSSRQQAVGWEQELVTTYQNRASVPRETWLSLLKGAQEQISVLVFSGTFFAQSNPPVAKMLAERASDGARVRLCFGDPNGQAAAIRGREEGIGDTLAAKIRASLTYYRPLLSEAGCEVRLHDTTLYTSMFRYDNNLLVNPHIWGQPASANPILHLRRADTAGWFDNYAQSFEAVWATARPWTPDREGPASHGQD; encoded by the coding sequence GTGAACGAGCGACTGCACTCCGTACTCGCCCAGCGCGGCATCCCACCCGAATCCCTCGCCGAAGTCTGCGAGGTGGACCCCAAAACGGTGAGCCGGTGGCTCGGCGGCCGTGTTCCCCACGCTCGTCACCGCTTCCGCGTCGCCGGGCACTTGCGGGTGGAGGAGCTGTTTCTGTGGCCGGCACCCGTACGCAGTAGCCGACAGCAAGCCGTTGGGTGGGAGCAGGAGCTGGTCACGACTTACCAGAACCGGGCGAGCGTCCCACGAGAGACGTGGCTGTCGCTGCTCAAAGGCGCGCAGGAACAGATCAGCGTCCTCGTCTTCTCCGGCACCTTCTTCGCCCAGTCCAACCCCCCCGTCGCGAAGATGCTCGCCGAGCGCGCCTCGGACGGGGCACGAGTGCGGCTCTGCTTCGGCGATCCGAACGGCCAGGCAGCAGCCATCCGGGGCCGGGAGGAGGGCATCGGCGACACCCTCGCCGCCAAGATCCGCGCCTCCCTCACCTACTACCGGCCTCTACTCTCCGAGGCAGGCTGCGAGGTGAGACTGCACGACACCACCCTCTACACCTCCATGTTCCGCTACGACAACAACCTCCTGGTTAACCCACATATTTGGGGCCAACCAGCCAGCGCCAACCCCATCCTGCATCTCCGTAGAGCTGACACCGCAGGCTGGTTCGACAACTACGCTCAGAGTTTCGAAGCTGTCTGGGCCACCGCACGGCCCTGGACACCAGACCGGGAGGGGCCCGCTTCACATGGGCAGGACTGA
- a CDS encoding NUDIX hydrolase, which translates to MGRTEYYNDPNAPKANTLIPANNLLVVDENGAILLQRRRDTGQWALPGGAQDIGETAAQCAVRECLEETGIIAEITGFLGVYTNPNHIVAYTDGEIRQQYENTYIGRPVGGEPTINDEADGVRYVQPNDLDNYDIHPSMRQQIGDYLAGTYPYLG; encoded by the coding sequence ATGGGCAGGACTGAGTACTACAACGACCCCAACGCCCCCAAGGCGAATACGCTCATCCCCGCCAACAACCTCCTCGTCGTCGACGAAAACGGCGCCATACTGCTCCAGCGACGCCGGGACACCGGCCAGTGGGCCCTGCCGGGCGGCGCACAGGACATCGGCGAGACCGCGGCCCAGTGCGCCGTGCGCGAGTGCCTGGAAGAGACCGGGATCATCGCCGAGATCACGGGCTTCCTGGGGGTCTACACGAACCCGAACCACATCGTGGCCTATACAGACGGCGAGATCCGCCAGCAGTACGAGAACACCTACATTGGCCGCCCTGTAGGCGGCGAGCCCACCATCAACGACGAAGCCGACGGCGTCCGATACGTCCAGCCCAACGACCTGGACAACTACGACATCCACCCCAGCATGCGCCAGCAGATCGGCGACTACCTCGCCGGCACATACCCTTACCTGGGCTGA
- a CDS encoding HD domain-containing protein: MDEAIAPWACAVAEGELAEPLARRWAHSQGVAQRAMGLAGAVGNDAELLICAAILHDVGYAPRLAITGFHPLDGARFLRDIHAADERLVRLVANHSFALLEAEEHGLRAVLEAEFPLLDNQRLVDALVYCDMTTTPDGQVTTVDSRLAEITGRYGSDSQVGRFIRRASPDILAAVGRVEAALAAQPR; the protein is encoded by the coding sequence ATGGATGAAGCGATTGCACCTTGGGCATGTGCGGTGGCCGAGGGGGAATTGGCTGAGCCGCTTGCTCGGCGGTGGGCGCACTCGCAAGGGGTCGCACAGCGCGCAATGGGGCTGGCCGGGGCTGTGGGTAACGACGCAGAACTTCTAATCTGTGCGGCCATCCTGCACGATGTGGGATATGCGCCGCGCCTGGCCATCACTGGTTTTCACCCGCTGGACGGCGCTCGGTTCCTGCGTGACATCCACGCTGCTGACGAACGGCTGGTCCGGCTCGTAGCCAACCACTCGTTTGCGTTGCTGGAGGCAGAGGAGCACGGATTGCGGGCCGTGCTGGAAGCCGAGTTTCCACTTCTGGACAACCAGCGCCTTGTGGACGCACTTGTGTACTGCGACATGACGACCACACCAGACGGCCAGGTCACTACGGTCGATTCTCGGCTGGCCGAGATCACCGGGCGATACGGGTCCGACAGCCAGGTGGGGCGGTTCATCCGTCGGGCATCGCCGGACATCCTGGCGGCCGTAGGGCGGGTGGAGGCGGCGTTGGCGGCTCAGCCCAGGTAA